TTGTTAACATGTTTAAACAATTACCAAATCATGAATCTACAGCTGGTCACATGAAGGTATGCAAGGCACCAATCACGATCACTGTCAATAACCAGGTtcccatccaacctttttatgcaaAGTACATGTCAGATAACAAAAATGTTATGACAGGTCTTACGGAAACAGACAATTTTCCAGTGAACTTTCCAAATGTTGATAAAACTAAatacgctagacaaggtgggattTGTGTTGGTACAATGAATTATGGGAGAGATATCAATGGAAACacttatgcgcaaatattgatataataaccatcacatcgaagtaaacttggagtcaaaCGATGACAtgttgtggtcctcccactacgactcgtagggaaagcatgcagtttattaggctacagattaaataaattataatgaacttcacagggtggtgaaagtgcaaggtgatgagcttgatgctcctttccaataaatatcgagggtctcattctggtgacatgatcatcgatgcttggctgctgtTTGACATATATCAAATAATCTCGCTCTTTTGTcctaataatctcatcatgtaaacTATacatgcgctctagccaacagcaatgccaataccagagtgggcacactcACTATATAATCCGAACACTTTTTTTGTGAAAACCAtctgtagagttgaaaatgcgctGGAAACCCAactaactttaaaaaaaaaaaaaaattatgtatTCGGTACATGGGAATAACCGCAAAAGCTATTTTTAGTTGCACGGCCTTTTATCTGTCAATATGATGGGAACACAtgtctggtgggaaaatgcgcatattgttttatgcagattttagaatattcgcatgaaactctgtcgccaattggatggaaacctaggtAGCGATGTGTGCTTTACAGTATACATAGCAGTTTACAGTGGAAATAAATATCCAACAAGGAGGGCCTCTACACAAAAAGTCATCTTATGTTCTCACCTTTACCATCAAGGACCACTTTGGAAACGTGTATTAAGGAATACTTTTTAGTGTTATCTTCTGGGAATAAATTCTACATATTGTTGTATATGTTTTTAAGCAATTCAATTCATGAGTAGCCAGTTACCAAATAGTTTCCAGATGCTATCACAGAACTCCTTATTTAATGCAAGTAAAAGAAAACATGCAGTTTTGTAAtatgcctttttttttttttacccgtgTTTGTTGTACCAATCCAGAAACAGACACACCATCATCAAATAAGTAACATGTGAATGCAACAGCGCTTGTTGTATAAGTATTTTGATATCAATTAATACTGGTATTGTACAatactgtcattattacattaTCTTTAGCCATACAATGGAAAGCATGGATAACCTACAGTGATCCTATTTTAATTAACAGTTCAGTGTTAAGGCCTAGGTGTCACTACTTTCTCCTTCTTGCACAATCTCCTGAAGGATCTTTTGGTAGAAAGGGGAATAAACCAACTTGTTGAAGTGGACCAGACGGCCAAACTTCATGGCAATCTCTTCCAGCTCTTTGCTGACTGGAGCTAGGCCCCCTGGCAGGGTTGGAGCACTCCTGTGACTGGACTCCAGGAAGGCAAGCAGGTAAGTCTGGATGCGGGAGCCTGAGTAAGGAAAGAATGTTCATGCTCAGAGGGTTAAAGTGACAGTGTAGAGCAACAAACTAGGTATGCTATCATCAAAAGCAGATCATGTCATTGACATGACCACACATGTAAACGATGATCAAAGAATAGACAGAAGATACAGACCCAAACTATATTTTGCACAGAACTTCATTCAGGGGATTGGGAAAATACATTCAACTATGGTTAGATTACCTATAAGCCTGCGGATGGCGTTGTCTGGGAGAGTAACAGCCGAGATTTGGCCTTTCAGAATGCTCTGCCGGTTGGTGGTGAATGGGGAGAAGCCATGCTCAGACAGACGTCCACTTAGCTccacacacatcctctctccaATGGTAGCCAAGGCTTCATCTGCACTGAAAGACCTTCAGACCAAAGTTAAGAGTTGGGCGAGTTCATAAAATGAATGAGAGCTCTGGGTATTACGTtatttcaactagcctacctggttaaaaaaaaggttaaatatatacatGTATTTCTTTTTAAATATATGACAAACAAGAGTAGTCACTATGACTAATGTCGTAGACCATGGTTATGAGTATATTCAAGTGTGTATATGATCATTCCAACGGTGTGTTTAAATGTGTACTTACGGCATGTGCATCTCTGTGAGCAGAACCCCGATGGTCCTCTTCAGTCTGTCCATAAGGCCTGGCAGGCCTGAGATGGCCTCTCCCGTGGTGTTGTACACTATGAGCAGCACAGACGCCACCAGAACCAGCTGCTCCAAGTCCTGCTGCATTTCCTGGAAACGCACCTGGTCCATGAGAAGAGTCTGAGAACATATAAAAAAGtgatgatttgatttggaattttaagaccctttaggtataaaaaaatatatatatatatatagatttgaatattgaatttggcctttactactatagcccatagtaACGCATTGAAGAaaaacattcataaatggcaacaaaaaaagacagtcaaaaaagaaatcataaggaataaggttttgaagtgtctatcctttatctaggagatataagaaagctcaggaaatattgtTGGGTTTTTTGACATACAGTACTTAACCCCTTATTATTGTTGGCACAAAACGACCcctatacttccattcatttgtatgggttaccttcagacgagtcccatggggtcacattagtttgtagcccaaaaGGTTTGGACGttagacagaagttggcacataAGCGTTACAATTCAGATGCTAGATGTTTTCGTGAGATGATCTGGATTGTTTCATGGTCTGAATACCGCTGTAActcagccaccttccaccgcagatgcggaaggccaACATTGGCGAATGCGGTGGATCGAGACGCAGCCAAAAAAACTGATATCTCTACGTTAAACTGATGGATTTTAATGGGATTTTTTATCATGATTATGTTACTTACGACACACAGGTGCATCAATAGACTTAAGGATTATTAACCACTGTTTGGCCATTGTTGGGCCTGTGTAAGGTGTATGACAGACAAGCCTACCTCAGGGAAAGGATCAGAGGCGTGGTTCCATTTAAGCAGACACAGGTAAGCATGGTTGTGCACAGCGAGAGGAGTGGGTAAACCACCCGCACCACCCGCTTGATCTTCATGAAGTACAGACTTAGCAGAGTCttgaagccacttctcagtaaagtCTAAGGCGTCTGAAAAAGTCTGCATGTTACTCCACAAACAGTTACATCATCTACAGTAAGAGCCAGCACAGCATAGCTTAGGTAGGATTTTGTTCAACCAGTGATGACTGAAGCAACCAGTGATGTGATGCGAGACGCTAATGATGTCCTCCTTACTGGGTTGTTTTTCAACAAACTCCTGGAATTTCTTCCGTTCGTACTCAACGGATTGCTGCAGGAGGTGGGGTCGAATACTGCTGACTGCAAAATTGGCCATATCAAGTTTCATTTTATCCATCACTGGAAATACCGCCCTATGAGAGAGAGTATGACAATTTTAAAGTATTGACAGACATTCCAAGCACAAATCTTAGCAACATAAGGCCGTATGTTAGAATGACAAAAAGAGGGAGACATCAATTGTGTCACGTTAACATATCATTCAAAACATAACCCCATTACAGCACTAAAAATAATTGACTGCCGATTTACTTTAATAGAGGCACAAGATCTGTGATTTCCCGAAGCTTCCTGATTTCCTCGTCCCGGCTCGGAGCGCAGAGTGAACCCATCATACCAATGACAAACTCAACCACCTTACTGATGTCCAGAGCTCCGTTCTCTGCCTGCTGCTGGATCAGAGAGAGGTCTAGCACCTCCTCAATTCGCCCCCTCAACCGACCATGACCCGGAAGTAGAAAGGACAGCAGAGTctacagtggtagagagagtgaccGTTTAATGAAAATTGCTCTTCTGAATGATAAAACATAGCTGcggtaaagaggtcaatggaaTTCGACCAAAACAAGTTTCAAGttgtaatgtcacatgcacaggtacagtgaaatgcctttcttgcaaactcaaaacccaacaatcaAAAACAATGTATCACTAGAAGAAGAAAAACACGAGAAATAAGAATAGGAAATATGCAAACATGTGGGGGAAAGATGCTGTGGGGGAAAGATCATGAATCTCCTCATTGCCATCCAGCAAAATTAgcctacatttaggctattgtttatactgtatgtaaatTTCGCACTTGAGGTAAAAATCTGATGCTTTGTATGGCCTTCAACCCCAAAACATATTCATGTCATTGTCACCAATCAACTGCAGTTACAGTTAAAAAACGACTTTGAATACCACCCTATGACCTCTCCACGCTAGCTATGCTACCAGCTCATACGAACtggagttagcatttagcagtcactttTTCTAAACCTGAAAAGGGACTACTAAATGTTATGCAGCgaagatatacagtgccttgcgaaagtattcggcccccttgaactttgcgaccttttgccacattgcaggcttcaaacataaagatataaaactgtatttttttgtgaagaatcaacaacaagtgggacacaatcatgaagtggaacgacatttattggatatttcaaacttttttaaaaatcaaaaactgaaaaattgggcgtgcaaaattattcagcccccttaagttaatactttgtagcgccaccttttgctgcgattacagctgtaagtcgcttggggtatgtctatcagttttgcacatcgagagactgaaattttttcccattcctccttgcaaaacagctcgagctcagtgaggttggatggagagcatttgtgaacagcagttcagttctttccacagattctcgattggattcaggtctggactttgacttggccattctaacacctggatatgtttatttttgaaccattccattgtagattttgctttatgttttggatcattgtcttgttggaagaaaaatctccgtcccagtctcaggtcttttgcagactccatcaggttttcttccagaatggtcctgtatttggctccatcaatcttcccatcaattttaaccatcttccctgtccctgctgaagaaaagcaggcccaaaccatgatgctgccaccaccatgtttgacagtggggatggtgtgttcagggtgatgagctgtgttgcttttacgccaaacataacgttttgcattgttgccaaaaagttcaattttggtttcatctgaccagagcaccttcttccacatgtttggtgtgtctcccaggtggcttgtggcaaactttaaacaacacttttatggatatctttaagaaatggctttcttcttgccactcttccataaaggccagatttgtgcaatatacgactgattgttgtcctatggacagagtctcccacctcagctgtagatctctacagttcatccagagtgatcatgggcctcttggctgcatctctgatcagtcttctccttgtatgagttttaattttgcacgcccaatttttccgtttttgatttgttaaaaaagtttgaaatatccaataaatgtcgttccacttcatgattgtgtcccacttgttgttgattcttcacgtttgaagcctgaaatgtggctaaaggtcgcaaagttcaaaggggccgaatactttcgcaaggcactgtatatccaaaTCGGACTTTAGCAACCACCCTTTGGGCCTGATACCGTACATTAATCGCGACGGACTTGACGAATATTTACTTTGTTCGATCAGAATTGTTGAATGTATGCCAATCAGGCGTCATTCTTCTATCCCCCACGGTCTGCGGTCCGTAGACCTCTTTACTGCATCTATGGCCTAGCAACAGCTGTCTTACCTCTTTGATCTCAGCAAGAAGTTTGATGGCGTGATTATATGATGGCGGGTTCTCACTCAGTTGTGCCTCTAGAACGTCCCAGAATGCTTTATGCATAATATCCTTCACCCTTTTTTCCAAACTGGGAGCATAGCAAGAATAATCATTTAAATGGCAATTCAAAATGCGAAAACAGCATATTTACAAAATTGTGGATGATAGCATCAGTACATCAGGCCTTATAATTGTGCATGGCACAGAAATCAGAATACATAGTGACAGCCACTTCTATAAGACTACCCATTGAGCTCACCTTCCTTCTGCTGGCTCTGAGGGCTTCACCTGGAAGTCAGTATTCACTACGATCTCATGGGCCAGGGCCATGTTGGTCACACCTTTCGCCGTCTCCATGAGCTCCTCCGCTGACACAAATCTTGGTGGGCTGGCTGTGAAACGGGAGCAATGGCAACAGGTTATGTAGCTCTAAAAAGGGATGTGGACCAACTTATACTTAAATTACATCTTTTAGTTTTAGACTTCAAGCCTTCAAATAGTACACCTGATTTTGAACCATAAAGGAAGCTGGGTTGTAAGCTAGACACATAAATTGTCAAAATCATATTTTTTGTCGTTTCAgggagattttttttattttaaccctaaatctaaccattgtcctaaccttaacccacatttcctaacctgctacaaaaaGTAAATTATGTTTGAAACTGTATACCATCTAGTTCCCACCCTGTAGGTGCTACTCACATTGTGGGGTGTTCCCTCTGTGAGGACTAGGTGTGCCACTCCAGACTCTCTTACTATGGGACTGTTCAGAGGAGTCAGTtctgtcctctccacccccaGGTTTGTCAGAGTCCTTGGGCATGTTGCTCCTCTCACTTGAGTCCCGGGACTGAAAAATTGAAGTTGGGATAAATTAGGATAAGAAACATATTCAAATACTTTCAGTTGTGTGATGGCTGACAACCCGCCTCTACGAATCAGAGAGTGGAAGACTCCTCTCTCGTCTCTAACATGTAGGCTCACTTTTTGTGTACAGTCCGATCACAAGTCAGACTGTAGAATAAACTTCCCTTGAACATACTTCACATGTTGTCTGCAGATTTTGTCCTTATGTAGGAGGTAATCTGAGCCAAAATAGCCACAGAGTAGTGTTGTTAACACTACTTTCAGTATGATGGCCTGTAAATCGGTTTGTATTTTCAATGCTGCCGCAATTCACACGCGATTTGCACAATATGTCAACAATAGCCGAGTTTAACCAAAGCACAGACCAAAAGGTGTCCCACACAATCATCTGGCAAATTCCCACACAATCAACAGATTGCAAGGGAAGAGCTTTGGTCGAGAACATTTGGTTACATTCGGCTATTGTTTACATACTGTGCACCACGTGAAATGCATCAGGAGATGGAAAACACAAGCAAGCAACAGAACCTAACCGCGCCGCAAAAACTCGGGTAAACAACACTTTCCTGTAGTTACCCTCCTACCTCCAAAAGGACCAACAGCACGGACAACCGATAAAGTACGTTTAAATATCACCGTAatcaacattctggcttgtagagacgtttttttgttttttttacagcgACGTCTTTCAGACTGATAGCATGGAGTAACCATGGTAACAGGCTGATAAGACAACCTGACGCCAACACAAGCATTAAGACAACTTAAGGCAGCCAGGACATCGCACCATCCTAATGATGTGATTGCAAACAAAAACAATCAGAACTCTGTGGCGTCTGGTCATAAGATCACTGGCGCATAACAAACGATGCACAGTTCTGTCAAGGCTAAACCAATAGTGTGATTTCAATGACATCACCGAGTCCTTACACCTCGACAGCAGAGACAGCCTAATTTACGTCATGAGCTAGCAAGCAAAAACATATTATATTATTGTGAGCAACATACCGTATACTGTGGTTAGCTAGCTTGCAGGGTAGATTTCTTCGGTCCGACTTTTGCCAGTCCTGAAGTGAATGGACAGTCGAGTGATGGAGTAGTCGTCTCTCTGCTGGCTGACAACAAAACAATAGCGTGTGACAAAGCGATGCGTTACCTACTGCCTGACTTTCATCAGCTGGCTGCTAGGCTAACTATAGCTTCGATTCAaccaatatattttttttacagcaCAATGTAAAAACTATCTTGGTTGAATCGAAGCCAggctagctaatgttacatgtAATATAATTCGAATCAATTTGGTTACCTAATCAAAGTGTACTTCTGGCATGGTGAATgaagttacatagctagctaaatGCGTTGTTGATCTCTGGTGAAAATGAAGAGAAGTCTTCCGGCAGTGGGTTGGGCCAAAGTGACGTCGAACTCGTCGTGAGGTCCCTGCTAAATACATTCTCAGATGGAAGATGGCTACAATGTTTATGACTGCAATGTGTCCCTCAACACAAAAACACGGAAACTTAAAGTAAAATAAGACTGATGCAATCAGAGTTCTCCCACTCGAGTTAAATTCAAATACCATCCATCTCCATCAGTTTAAAACACGTGGATTATTTAAATGCAATTCATAATGCATGTTTACAAAGTTTATCCTAGGCCTATACAAACATGTACAAAGTGTGATCTTTTGACAACATTGAAACTGGCTACACACTGACAGCAGACATAGAAAGGATGCATTTCTTCTCTTTGGCAGATACTTTGGATCAGTGGAGGATGGTGGGTGCAGGGCCGATTCCAGGCATAATCGGTCGCTTAGGAACCCCGGCCACTAGTTGGCCCCCCCAAAATTATTAAATATACACTGAATCAAATTATGAACGCAACAtgtcaagtgttggtcccatgtttcatgagctgaagtaaaagatcccagaaatgttccatacgcacaaaaataaatctcagacttcagtgttttcaaaacaactgggaactcagaaaaaaactAGCTCCGACTGGTAAAAATCTATTTGAATTGTCAACCAACTCGGGAACTTCTTCTTTCTACAGCTCGGACTTTCCGACCTGaatatcactgacgtcatgatttgaccttgtatttttttgagttcccagttgttttgaacgtggaatttcacccctactcttacgataagtaccatgggatctttagtgaccacagagagtcaagacaaccatttaacgtcccatctgaaagacagcaccctacacagggcaatgtccccaatcactaccGTGtggaatttatatatatatatatatttttttttaacttccagcagcatctggtgtcccatccagggagtgactgaccaggaccaaccttgcttagcttcagaggcaagccatcAGTGGGccgcagggtggtatgctgctgaaactcagtatgccatgggctctccaaccctgttcctgcagctacccagtgcttaatttgggaaaccaagtgaagTCTGTTTGGGAACATCGACGGtagcatccttatgtaatacatgtatcactagccactttaactatgccactttgttgacatactcatctcatatgtatgtactgtactcgataccatctactgtatcttgcctatgctgctctgtaccatcactcattcatatatccttatgtacatattctttatccccttacattgtgtataagacagtagttttggaattgttagttagattacttgttggttattactgcattgtcggaactagaagcacaagcatttcgctacactcgcattaacatctgctaaccatgtttatgtgacaaatacaatttgatttgatttgatttgacatgtttTCGCAACGAAACATATTTCACTAAACAGTTGACAGCCCTTCTGCATGCTCTATAAAGGaataaaggggagagaggaggagatggaaatgcATGGTGGTGGAAATTCTGTGTAGCTAAAGGTAATGTACCACCCaattaattatgaaaatatttttttttaaatcccctgTCCATTTCGTTGTGTTAGGCTATGAAACATCATCCACAatgttgaacttctttcttcaaattgatcatcaTAGCAAAATGAGTTTTAAAAGCAGGATACTGTTTTGATAAGTGTTGGATGTGATTTTTGATcccatttgcattgatgtcagagtggtcagagggacaatagagctctgagtaccaggccattagctcAGGTCATGAGTTGGGTACAACCAaagcatgtccagagtgcataagaggAGATTACGTGAC
This is a stretch of genomic DNA from Oncorhynchus nerka isolate Pitt River linkage group LG25, Oner_Uvic_2.0, whole genome shotgun sequence. It encodes these proteins:
- the tcp11l1 gene encoding T-complex protein 11-like protein 1 — translated: MPKDSDKPGGGEDRTDSSEQSHSKRVWSGTPSPHRGNTPQSSPPRFVSAEELMETAKGVTNMALAHEIVVNTDFQVKPSEPAEGSLEKRVKDIMHKAFWDVLEAQLSENPPSYNHAIKLLAEIKETLLSFLLPGHGRLRGRIEEVLDLSLIQQQAENGALDISKVVEFVIGMMGSLCAPSRDEEIRKLREITDLVPLLKAVFPVMDKMKLDMANFAVSSIRPHLLQQSVEYERKKFQEFVEKQPNALDFTEKWLQDSAKSVLHEDQAGGAGGLPTPLAVHNHAYLCLLKWNHASDPFPETLLMDQVRFQEMQQDLEQLVLVASVLLIVYNTTGEAISGLPGLMDRLKRTIGVLLTEMHMPSFSADEALATIGERMCVELSGRLSEHGFSPFTTNRQSILKGQISAVTLPDNAIRRLIGSRIQTYLLAFLESSHRSAPTLPGGLAPVSKELEEIAMKFGRLVHFNKLVYSPFYQKILQEIVQEGESSDT